A segment of the Nostoc sp. TCL26-01 genome:
AGCGATCGCTCGTCATCAGTTAACTATTGGTAAAAATTACGACTGGAAAGAATCGCGTATCCGTGCGCTTGACCGAGCAATGCGAGTATTAGCAGACATCGGGCAGAATGAGCAAGCACAGATAATCGCACAAATGTTACTCGAACGTAGTGAACTACCAATACTTCTGCGAACCGAGATTGAAAGTTTTATCGGAAACTTACCGCCACAGTGGCGTTTAGAAATAGACCGTTACATCTTACGTCAGCAACCGTTTCAACTTAGTTATCAAGATGCTAGACATCACGTTTGGAATTTTACTGTACGTTACGCCCAAGTTACACCACACGAAAAACGTCAATATCTTGATTGTTGGTGTGAGGAAACCGAGGGTAACTTGGATGTAGAAGAATTACACCACAATTGGAGTTTGCGTTTAGATAGAATACACGACGCAGCAGTTTTACCTGTGACGGGTGAGTGGCGTTTGGGGTTATCAGAAATAGATGTAGAAATGTATCTATTTACAGGTTTAGCCTTTGCTTATCAACCTAAACCAGAAGACAAAATCAATGAATGGCTTCCAGATACACAAAAAATACGGCGAGTTGTGAGGCGTGTCTTTAGTACATTTTGGTTTATTCGA
Coding sequences within it:
- a CDS encoding WYL domain-containing protein, giving the protein MSRKGQSITLSISERDKAELENLALEFGMMWGDRPNISKLIEAIARHQLTIGKNYDWKESRIRALDRAMRVLADIGQNEQAQIIAQMLLERSELPILLRTEIESFIGNLPPQWRLEIDRYILRQQPFQLSYQDARHHVWNFTVRYAQVTPHEKRQYLDCWCEETEGNLDVEELHHNWSLRLDRIHDAAVLPVTGEWRLGLSEIDVEMYLFTGLAFAYQPKPEDKINEWLPDTQKIRRVVRRVFSTFWFIREVMQYAPDCVIVAPENVRSLIQQKLLTLCQLYDLEIKQ